The Planctomycetaceae bacterium genomic sequence AAAGGATCTGGACCGTTTCCGCCGCGCGGCCGCAGCGGCGGGCCTGGGCGCGGGAGGGCAGCCATGAACGGCGCGGGAAATCCCCCGACCTCCGGCCAGGCGCTGTGGAGCCAGTTCTGGGACGACAACCCGGTCTTCCGCCAGGTGCTGGGCATCTGCTCGGCGCTGGCGGTGACGAACCTGATGTTCAACACCCTGCTGATGTGCGGGGGGTTGATCTGGACGACCGTCATGAGCAGCCTGACGGTGAGCCTGCTGCGCCAGTACATTCCCCAGCGCGTGCGCATGATGGTGCAGGTGCTGATCATCTCGGTCTTCGTCATCGTCGTCGACATCGCCCTGCGCACGTTCTTCTACGAGACGTACAAGGACATCGCCGCGTACGTCGGGCTCATCGTCACCAACTGCATCGTCATGGGGCGCGTCGAGAGCTTCGCCGTCAAGAACAAGCCCCTGGTCAGCGCCTTCGACGGCCTGGGCGCGGGGCTGGGATACTCGGCTGTGCTGATGGCCGTGGCGGTCGTGCGCGAGATCCTGGGCTTCGGTACGCTGTTCAACTTCACGCCCTTCAAAGTCACGCTCATCTCCGGCGAGACGGTCGCCGGCTGGCAGAACTGGACCATCATGGTCATGCCGCCGGGGGCGTTCTTCGTGCTGGCGATGATCGTCTGGGGCGCGCGGGCCTGGGCCCTGCGCCGTCAGCGCGTTGCCGCCGCCGCTGCGGCAGCCCCGGCGCCGCTGCAGCGCCCGCAGATCGCCACGGCCGTGGAGGGCGCCAAATGACCCTGCTCGCCGCTGAATCCGCCTCGGGCGCATTGTCGACCGTGCTGATGGTGCTGCTGTCGTCGGCGATTACCGAGAACATCCTGCTGACGCGCTTTCTGGGCATGTGCCCGTTCCTGTCGATCAGCAAGCAGCTCAAGAGCGCCGCGGGGATGGGGCTGGCCGTCATCGTCGTGCTGACGGGCACGTGCGTGATCAACTACCTGCTGTACGTCTACGTGCTGGCGCCGCTGGCCGACCGCGGCGTGCCGGCAGAGAGCCTCAAGCTCATCATGTTCATCATCACCATCGCGGGCTTCGTGCAGTTGATGGAGATGGTCATCGAGCGCCTGAGCCTCAAGCTGTACTACGCCCTGGGCATCTTCCTGCCGCTGATCACGGTCAACTGCGCCATCCTGGGCGCCTCGCTGTTCATGGTCAACAACGTCCAGAGCAAGGGCTTTGGGCTGCTGTCGGTGACGGCGTACGGCCTGGGCGCCGGCGGCGGGTGGGCGCTGGCGATTCTCCTGATGGCCGGGATCCGCCTGAGGCTTCAGTCGGCCAAGATCTCGCCGGCTTTGG encodes the following:
- the rsxE gene encoding electron transport complex subunit RsxE, which encodes MNGAGNPPTSGQALWSQFWDDNPVFRQVLGICSALAVTNLMFNTLLMCGGLIWTTVMSSLTVSLLRQYIPQRVRMMVQVLIISVFVIVVDIALRTFFYETYKDIAAYVGLIVTNCIVMGRVESFAVKNKPLVSAFDGLGAGLGYSAVLMAVAVVREILGFGTLFNFTPFKVTLISGETVAGWQNWTIMVMPPGAFFVLAMIVWGARAWALRRQRVAAAAAAAPAPLQRPQIATAVEGAK
- a CDS encoding Rnf-Nqr domain containing protein — translated: MTLLAAESASGALSTVLMVLLSSAITENILLTRFLGMCPFLSISKQLKSAAGMGLAVIVVLTGTCVINYLLYVYVLAPLADRGVPAESLKLIMFIITIAGFVQLMEMVIERLSLKLYYALGIFLPLITVNCAILGASLFMVNNVQSKGFGLLSVTAYGLGAGGGWALAILLMAGIRLRLQSAKISPALEGPAITLIIAGIMALAFVGLQGMIRL